Proteins co-encoded in one Kribbella solani genomic window:
- a CDS encoding ABC transporter permease subunit, with amino-acid sequence MKRKFVALLIGAFVFLFPFYYMLIGSLQREPDPSVGGAFPQPGNLTGHNYAEINKAIDLGRSLINSGIFTGGVILGTLVFGVLAGYALARLQFRGRGLVFNLMLLIQVVPFQLLTIPLYVLIVRSYGLADSYLGMILPFLINSTAVFVFRQYFLQLPAELFDAARIDGASELSILWRVAVPLVRPALLTGVLLTFIGPWNEFLWPFLITKQQDLQPLAVSLSNYLTTVSARAANPFGAVLAGACVLAAPAVALFVIFQRRFISSNLSSGVKG; translated from the coding sequence GTGAAGCGTAAGTTCGTCGCGCTGCTGATCGGCGCTTTCGTGTTCCTGTTCCCGTTCTACTACATGCTGATCGGCTCGCTGCAGAGGGAGCCGGACCCGTCGGTCGGCGGCGCGTTCCCGCAACCGGGAAACCTGACTGGGCACAACTACGCCGAGATCAACAAGGCGATCGACCTCGGCCGGTCGCTGATCAATTCGGGCATCTTCACCGGTGGCGTCATCCTCGGTACGTTGGTGTTCGGCGTACTCGCGGGCTATGCGCTGGCGCGGCTGCAGTTCCGCGGCCGGGGCCTGGTCTTCAATTTGATGCTGCTGATCCAAGTAGTTCCGTTTCAGCTGCTGACGATTCCGCTGTACGTGCTGATCGTGCGCAGTTACGGGCTGGCCGACTCGTACCTCGGGATGATTCTGCCGTTCCTGATCAACTCCACCGCGGTGTTCGTTTTCCGGCAGTACTTCCTGCAGTTGCCGGCCGAGTTGTTCGACGCGGCCCGGATCGACGGGGCGTCGGAGTTGAGCATTCTGTGGCGGGTCGCCGTACCGCTGGTTCGGCCCGCGCTGCTGACCGGCGTACTGCTGACTTTCATCGGGCCGTGGAACGAGTTCCTCTGGCCGTTCCTGATTACCAAGCAGCAAGACCTGCAGCCGCTCGCGGTCTCGCTGTCCAACTACCTCACCACCGTGTCGGCGCGGGCAGCGAATCCGTTCGGCGCGGTCCTCGCCGGGGCGTGCGTACTGGCCGCTCCGGCCGTCGCATTGTTCGTGATCTTCCAGCGCCGGTTCATTTCCAGCAACCTGTCGTCCGGCGTCAAAGGCTAA
- a CDS encoding carbohydrate ABC transporter permease, with protein sequence MRRGPLARVLGAHPIGTAFVTPYVVFLAAVFAYPLGFAVYMSFHDYFFAAPGAVVDRPFVGFANYVTVLSDPAVRRAFGNVLVFLVINVPLTVVLSLGLANALNAAIRWRTFFRVSYYVPYVTAAVAVVGVWLFLFNSNGLVNSVLGPLAPDPSWLVNSGLAMPTVAIYVTWKQLGFFILLYLAALQNVSKDLYEAASMDGAGRWKSFLNVTVPGVRPATTLVVLLATVTGANLFTEPYLLTGGGGPDGASASPVLIMYQRGIEQGNPDVGAAIGVLLVIGVLLLALIERKFVGKEDS encoded by the coding sequence ATGAGACGTGGACCGCTGGCCCGGGTGCTGGGCGCGCATCCGATCGGGACCGCGTTCGTCACGCCGTACGTTGTCTTCCTGGCCGCGGTGTTCGCGTATCCGCTCGGGTTCGCGGTGTACATGTCGTTCCACGACTACTTCTTCGCGGCGCCGGGCGCGGTCGTGGATCGGCCGTTCGTCGGGTTCGCCAATTACGTGACGGTGTTGTCGGATCCGGCCGTACGGCGTGCGTTCGGGAATGTTCTCGTTTTCCTGGTGATCAACGTTCCGCTGACGGTCGTACTGTCGCTGGGTCTTGCGAACGCGCTGAACGCGGCGATCCGGTGGCGTACGTTCTTCCGGGTTTCGTACTACGTTCCGTACGTCACCGCCGCGGTCGCGGTCGTGGGGGTCTGGCTGTTCCTGTTCAACTCGAACGGGCTGGTCAATTCCGTCCTCGGGCCGCTCGCGCCGGACCCGTCCTGGCTGGTGAACTCGGGACTGGCGATGCCGACGGTGGCGATCTACGTGACCTGGAAACAGCTCGGATTCTTCATCCTGCTTTACCTGGCCGCGCTGCAGAACGTGTCCAAGGACCTTTACGAGGCCGCGTCGATGGACGGCGCGGGGCGGTGGAAGTCGTTCCTCAACGTGACGGTGCCGGGGGTGCGGCCGGCGACCACGCTGGTCGTACTGCTGGCGACGGTCACCGGCGCGAACCTCTTCACCGAGCCGTACCTGTTGACCGGAGGCGGTGGTCCGGACGGAGCGTCCGCCTCGCCGGTACTGATCATGTACCAGCGCGGAATCGAGCAGGGAAACCCGGACGTCGGCGCCGCGATCGGCGTGCTGCTGGTGATCGGTGTCCTGTTGCTTGCCTTGATCGAACGCAAGTTCGTCGGGAAGGAGGACTCGTGA
- a CDS encoding extracellular solute-binding protein has translation MKLQAGLLAVVLAGSLAACGGSGGAGDADAAAKARGPITIWYSNNAEEVAWGKQMVAAWNAEHADQKITAQEIPTGKSSEEVIGAAITAGNAPCLIFNTSPASVSQFQKQGGLVPLDASYIEERSGEVARQYKSPDGKYYQLPWKSNPVMIFYNKKIFAKAGITNPSLKTYDEFLATSRKIVASKAAKFAIYPAPSNEFFQSWFDFYPLFAAESGGKQLVADGKAQFAGDEGKKVADFWRTMYQDKLASPEKYTGDAFVDGTAAMAVVGPWAIATYQGKVDWGVVPVPTSAGKAPDEIHTFSDAKNVAMYSACKNRGTAADVLKFATSKEQDGKFLAATGQMPLRKDVATTYADYFAKNPDYQGFANQASRTVEVPNVPNSITIWQTFRDAYSKSVIFGQQDTGAALDGAAQKVDELVKQS, from the coding sequence ATGAAGCTCCAAGCTGGACTGCTGGCCGTTGTCCTGGCCGGTTCGCTCGCCGCCTGTGGTGGTAGCGGCGGCGCTGGTGACGCCGACGCCGCCGCGAAGGCCCGCGGGCCGATCACGATCTGGTACTCGAACAACGCCGAAGAAGTGGCCTGGGGCAAGCAGATGGTCGCGGCCTGGAACGCCGAGCACGCGGACCAGAAGATCACCGCGCAGGAGATCCCGACCGGGAAGTCGTCCGAAGAGGTGATCGGGGCCGCGATCACGGCCGGCAACGCGCCGTGCCTGATCTTCAACACGTCACCGGCCTCGGTATCGCAGTTCCAGAAGCAGGGCGGGTTGGTGCCGCTGGACGCGTCCTACATCGAGGAGCGGTCCGGCGAGGTGGCACGGCAGTACAAGTCGCCGGACGGGAAGTACTACCAGCTGCCGTGGAAATCCAACCCGGTGATGATCTTCTACAACAAGAAGATCTTCGCGAAGGCCGGCATCACGAATCCGTCCCTGAAGACGTACGACGAGTTCCTCGCGACCTCGCGCAAGATCGTCGCGTCGAAGGCGGCGAAGTTCGCCATCTATCCGGCGCCGAGCAACGAGTTCTTCCAGTCCTGGTTCGACTTCTACCCACTGTTCGCGGCCGAGAGCGGTGGCAAGCAGTTGGTTGCCGACGGCAAGGCTCAGTTCGCCGGCGACGAGGGTAAGAAGGTCGCGGACTTCTGGCGGACGATGTATCAGGACAAGCTGGCGTCACCGGAGAAGTACACCGGGGACGCGTTCGTCGACGGTACGGCCGCGATGGCGGTGGTCGGTCCGTGGGCGATCGCGACGTACCAGGGCAAGGTCGACTGGGGCGTCGTGCCGGTGCCGACCTCGGCCGGGAAGGCGCCGGACGAGATCCACACCTTCAGTGACGCGAAGAACGTCGCGATGTACTCCGCCTGCAAGAATCGCGGCACCGCGGCGGACGTACTGAAGTTTGCCACCAGCAAGGAACAGGACGGGAAGTTCCTGGCCGCGACCGGACAGATGCCGTTGCGTAAGGACGTCGCGACCACGTACGCCGACTATTTCGCCAAGAACCCGGATTACCAGGGTTTCGCGAACCAGGCATCGCGTACGGTCGAGGTGCCGAACGTACCGAACTCGATCACGATCTGGCAGACCTTCCGGGACGCGTACTCGAAATCGGTGATCTTCGGGCAGCAGGACACCGGCGCGGCCCTCGACGGCGCCGCCCAGAAGGTCGACGAACTCGTCAAACAATCATGA
- a CDS encoding substrate-binding domain-containing protein has translation MTKRPTIADVARRAGVSKGSVSFALNGRPGLATATVDKILAAADELGWRPSNRARSLSVSKAFALGLVITRDPAVLSSDPFFPAFIAGVESVLSEHGQALVLQVVADGSEADGYQRLARDGRVDGVFLSDLRYDDPRIDLLVELGLPAVTLNRPDGESPFPAVVLDDRPGIVAVVQHLLELGHTRIAHVAGPSAFVHASARSTAFVETLTVAGLEPVAVEAGDFTAAGGIEATRRLLALPEPPTAIVYANDRMAIAGLGAAQAAGLTVPDDLSIAGFDDSELAEYVHPGLTTVRADPFHFGVAAAQTLNRVVDGEAEILDVELPPAQLVRRRSTAVPPVQAPA, from the coding sequence GTGACGAAACGACCGACCATCGCGGATGTGGCCCGGCGCGCCGGGGTGTCCAAGGGGTCGGTCTCGTTCGCGCTCAACGGGCGGCCCGGGCTGGCCACCGCGACCGTCGACAAGATCCTCGCGGCCGCGGACGAGCTCGGCTGGCGGCCGAGCAACCGGGCCCGCTCGCTGTCGGTCTCGAAGGCGTTCGCGCTCGGTCTGGTGATCACCCGGGATCCGGCCGTGTTGTCGTCGGACCCGTTCTTCCCGGCGTTCATCGCCGGGGTCGAGAGCGTGCTGTCCGAGCACGGGCAGGCGCTGGTCCTGCAGGTGGTCGCCGACGGCTCGGAGGCCGATGGGTACCAGCGGCTCGCACGGGACGGCCGGGTCGACGGGGTGTTCCTCTCCGACCTGCGGTACGACGACCCGCGGATCGACTTGCTGGTCGAGCTCGGACTGCCGGCGGTCACGCTGAACCGCCCGGACGGGGAGTCGCCGTTCCCGGCCGTCGTACTGGACGACCGGCCTGGCATCGTCGCGGTCGTCCAGCACCTGCTGGAGCTCGGGCACACCCGGATCGCGCATGTGGCCGGCCCGTCGGCGTTCGTGCACGCGTCCGCGCGTTCGACGGCGTTCGTCGAGACGCTGACCGTGGCCGGGCTGGAGCCGGTGGCGGTCGAGGCCGGCGACTTCACCGCGGCCGGCGGGATCGAGGCCACCCGGCGGTTGCTCGCGCTGCCGGAGCCGCCGACCGCGATCGTGTACGCGAACGACCGGATGGCGATCGCCGGCCTCGGCGCCGCGCAGGCAGCCGGCCTGACCGTGCCGGACGACCTCAGCATCGCCGGCTTCGACGACAGCGAGCTCGCCGAGTACGTACACCCCGGCCTGACCACGGTCCGGGCCGATCCGTTCCACTTCGGCGTCGCCGCCGCCCAGACCCTGAACCGGGTCGTCGACGGCGAGGCCGAGATCCTCGACGTCGAGCTCCCGCCCGCTCAGCTCGTCCGTCGCCGCTCCACCGCCGTACCCCCTGTTCAGGCGCCTGCATAG